The genomic region CAACCAGTTGAGCATCAAAATGCGCGCCACTGCTTTCTGTCAGAATGCTGATTACTTTTTCTTCCGGAAAAGGGTCTTTATAGCATCTTTTTGATGAGAGTGCATCATAGACATCCGCGAGTGCAACGATTCTACCTTCTATCGGTATCTCATTACTTTTTAACCCCTGTGGATAGCCGGTTCCGTCAACTTTTTCATGATGTGTTATTGCGATAATTCTTGATTTTTTAAGCACCTCTGCGGTTGCTTCTTTTAATATCATACCACCTATTACAGTATGCTGTTCCATTATTTTTCGTTCGTCGTCTGTAAGTTTGCCTGGTTTTTGCAGTATTGCATCAGGTATCCCGAGTTTGCCGATATCGTGCATCGGTGATGCCCAGAAAATCAGTTCTGTATCTTCTTTTGGAAGCCCGATTTTTTCTGCGAGCAGTTTTGAATAATGGCTGACCCGTTTGATATGATTAGCAGTTTCTTTATCGCGGTATTCTGCAGCAGCTGAAAGCCGGAAAATTGTATCCAGATACGCGCTTTTTAACTCTTCTGTAAGTTTTGCATTTTGAATAGCAACCGCAGCTTGTGAAGAAAAAGATGTAGTTATTTTCTGATGCTCGTCAGTAAAAGGGACAACGACATCTCCTTCTATTGAATTTATGAGTTGCAAAACACCTATGATTTGTTCGTTGCGGTTAAGC from Elusimicrobiota bacterium harbors:
- a CDS encoding HD domain-containing phosphohydrolase; its protein translation is MLTKGFEELLNIGIALSSEHNLDILLDMILAEAQKLTNADSGSIYLVEGAKLIFKTSRSNTYFKRWGEKKTREIFKSFEMPITKQSISGYVALTAQPLNIPNVQNIPANSEYHYNSTLDKKYGYETISMLVIPMLNRNEQIIGVLQLINSIEGDVVVPFTDEHQKITTSFSSQAAVAIQNAKLTEELKSAYLDTIFRLSAAAEYRDKETANHIKRVSHYSKLLAEKIGLPKEDTELIFWASPMHDIGKLGIPDAILQKPGKLTDDERKIMEQHTVIGGMILKEATAEVLKKSRIIAITHHEKVDGTGYPQGLKSNEIPIEGRIVALADVYDALSSKRCYKDPFPEEKVISILTESSGAHFDAQLVDIFLSSIDEITKIKKRYEDTQADLDKLVDLNSINIMELLK